One genomic region from bacterium CG_4_10_14_0_2_um_filter_33_32 encodes:
- a CDS encoding magnesium chelatase, with protein MISKINSASIVGLEAVPVEVESDISNGLPNFLIVGLPDKSVEEAKERVRSAVKNSNAVFPTKRITVNLAPADLRKEGSSFDLPVAVSIMAASGQIKVDDGDLFIGELALDGMLRKVNGILSIVIMARERGFKNIFLPLENEKEASAVEGVKIFPIKNLEELMMGLRGDINLRKVESNLDIKDFLNNEEDIQSDLDFSLVSGQEHAKRALEIAASGGHNVLMIGPPGTGKTLLAKAFTTILPKMTFEEMLEISRIYSVSGFLEPNKPLLTKRPFRNPHHTASRIALVGGGQRPKPGEISLAHRGVLFLDEFSEFPKAVLEVLRQPLEDGKITISRASASLTYPSVFILIAASNPCPCGYLGDESKECVCSNSQIINYSKKISGPIMDRIDIHIRVPRVKYDKLRDNRSAESSFMIRERVEKARDIQVSRFANKKITSNAEMGVREIKDFCIVDSDTESILKQAVDNLSISVRGYHKILKLARTIADLENEDNIKQYHVTEAIQYRQAS; from the coding sequence ATGATCTCTAAAATAAATTCAGCATCAATAGTCGGATTAGAGGCGGTTCCAGTAGAAGTGGAATCTGATATAAGCAACGGTTTGCCGAATTTTCTTATCGTTGGTTTACCTGATAAATCTGTTGAAGAAGCCAAAGAAAGAGTCAGATCTGCTGTTAAAAATTCAAATGCGGTTTTTCCAACAAAAAGAATAACTGTTAATTTAGCGCCCGCTGACTTAAGGAAAGAAGGGTCTTCTTTCGATCTGCCTGTAGCTGTATCAATCATGGCAGCATCAGGTCAAATAAAAGTAGATGACGGTGATTTATTTATAGGAGAATTAGCCTTAGATGGTATGTTAAGGAAAGTTAACGGTATTCTTTCCATTGTTATAATGGCCAGAGAAAGAGGGTTTAAGAATATATTTTTGCCGCTGGAAAATGAGAAAGAGGCATCTGCTGTTGAGGGTGTTAAAATCTTTCCCATAAAAAATTTAGAAGAATTAATGATGGGTTTAAGGGGTGATATTAATTTACGCAAAGTAGAAAGTAATCTTGATATAAAAGATTTTTTAAATAATGAAGAAGATATTCAAAGTGACTTAGATTTTTCTTTGGTTTCAGGGCAAGAGCACGCAAAAAGGGCATTAGAAATAGCTGCCTCTGGAGGTCATAATGTTTTAATGATAGGTCCTCCAGGAACAGGAAAGACATTATTAGCTAAGGCTTTTACAACAATATTGCCTAAGATGACATTTGAAGAAATGCTTGAAATATCCAGGATATATTCTGTTTCAGGTTTTTTAGAGCCAAATAAACCACTTCTAACAAAGCGCCCTTTTAGAAATCCTCATCATACGGCTTCCCGCATAGCTTTAGTCGGAGGAGGTCAAAGGCCCAAGCCTGGTGAGATTAGCCTTGCGCATAGGGGTGTTTTGTTTTTAGATGAATTTTCTGAGTTTCCGAAAGCCGTTTTAGAAGTTTTAAGACAGCCATTAGAAGATGGTAAAATTACTATTTCAAGGGCTTCGGCTAGCTTAACTTATCCGTCAGTTTTTATTCTTATTGCGGCTTCTAATCCTTGTCCTTGCGGATATCTGGGTGACGAAAGCAAAGAGTGTGTATGTTCAAATTCACAAATAATTAACTATTCGAAGAAAATATCAGGACCTATTATGGATAGGATAGATATACATATTAGAGTGCCGAGGGTTAAATATGATAAATTAAGAGATAATAGAAGCGCTGAGTCTTCTTTTATGATTAGGGAGCGAGTTGAAAAAGCCAGGGATATTCAAGTTTCCCGATTTGCTAATAAAAAAATTACATCAAACGCTGAGATGGGTGTTAGGGAAATAAAAGATTTTTGTATTGTAGACTCTGATACTGAATCTATTTTAAAACAAGCAGTAGATAATTTATCAATATCAGTTAGGGGATATCATAAAATTTTAAAACTAGCTAGAACAATCGCGGATTTAGAAAATGAGGATAATATAAAACAATATCATGTGACAGAAGCTATTCAATATAGGCAGGCTAGCTAA